One Hippocampus zosterae strain Florida chromosome 4, ASM2543408v3, whole genome shotgun sequence genomic window carries:
- the csrp3 gene encoding cysteine and glycine-rich protein 3 isoform X1 produces MPNWGGGAKCAACEKTVYHAEEIQCNGRSFHKTCFICMSCKKGLDSHTVTAHESEIYCKSCYGKKYGPKGYGYGQGAGALSSDPVGHRDQLQPSNDPKPRQASTNSTSSKFSQKFGSSDHCSRCSKSVYAAEKVMGGGKPWHKTCFRCAKCGKSLESTTVTDKDGEIYCKVCYAKNFGPKGFGLGNAAMLEE; encoded by the exons CCAAACTGGGGAGGTGGTGCAAAGTGTGCAGCCTGTGAGAAGACTGTCTATCATGCAGAGGAGATCCAGTGTAATGGGAGGAGCTTCCATAAAACCTGCTTCATATGCA tgagctgcaagaaAGGACTGGACAGCCACACGGTCACCGCGCACGAATCTGAAATCTACTGCAAATCTTGCTACGGCAAAAAATATGGGCCAAAAGGTTACGGATACGGCCAAGGGGCTGGCGCTCTGAGCTCGGACCCTGTTGGACACCGCGACCAGCTGCAACCCAGCAATGA CCCTAAACCACGGcaagcttccacaaactccacctCCAGCAAGTTTTCCCAGAAGTTCGGAAGCTCCGACCACTGCTCTCGCTGCTCCAAATCTGTCTACGCAGCAGAGAAGGTGATGGGAGGAGGAAAG CCTTGGCATAAAACGTGCTTCCGCTGTGCCAAGTGTGGTAAAAGTCTGGAGTCGACCACGGTGACCGACAAGGATGGAGAGATCTACTGTAAAG ttTGCTATGCCAAAAACTTTGGGCCAAAAGGATTTGGACTGGGCAATGCCGCCATGTTGGAGGAATGA
- the csrp3 gene encoding cysteine and glycine-rich protein 3 isoform X2 — MPNWGGGAKCAACEKTVYHAEEIQCNGRSFHKTCFICMSCKKGLDSHTVTAHESEIYCKSCYGKKYGPKGYGYGQGAGALSSDPVGHRDQLQPSNDPKPRQASTNSTSSKFSQKFGSSDHCSRCSKSVYAAEKVMGGGKPWHKTCFRCAKCGKSLESTTVTDKDGEIYCKVCYAKNFGPKGFGLGNAAMLEE; from the exons ATGCCAAACTGGGGAGGTGGTGCAAAGTGTGCAGCCTGTGAGAAGACTGTCTATCATGCAGAGGAGATCCAGTGTAATGGGAGGAGCTTCCATAAAACCTGCTTCATATGCA tgagctgcaagaaAGGACTGGACAGCCACACGGTCACCGCGCACGAATCTGAAATCTACTGCAAATCTTGCTACGGCAAAAAATATGGGCCAAAAGGTTACGGATACGGCCAAGGGGCTGGCGCTCTGAGCTCGGACCCTGTTGGACACCGCGACCAGCTGCAACCCAGCAATGA CCCTAAACCACGGcaagcttccacaaactccacctCCAGCAAGTTTTCCCAGAAGTTCGGAAGCTCCGACCACTGCTCTCGCTGCTCCAAATCTGTCTACGCAGCAGAGAAGGTGATGGGAGGAGGAAAG CCTTGGCATAAAACGTGCTTCCGCTGTGCCAAGTGTGGTAAAAGTCTGGAGTCGACCACGGTGACCGACAAGGATGGAGAGATCTACTGTAAAG ttTGCTATGCCAAAAACTTTGGGCCAAAAGGATTTGGACTGGGCAATGCCGCCATGTTGGAGGAATGA